A window of the Butyricimonas virosa genome harbors these coding sequences:
- a CDS encoding RNA polymerase sigma factor, which produces MSEKSDIEIVHDIKNGSVSAFQELYSRYADIVYRNILARVNSSFDADDIFQDFFIQVWEKKDSFQVSSSVKGYLLIWLRNHILNSIKQEQIRDKYQDIYASDEEDDYTWVKIVAKDLDENIRRIVEGFPPRLQCVYMLRQEQNLSIKEIAEKLAVSEQTVKNQLGDITRRLRCEVSRKNFLFFI; this is translated from the coding sequence GTGTCGGAAAAATCAGATATCGAAATTGTACATGATATAAAGAACGGGAGTGTCTCTGCTTTTCAAGAGTTGTACTCCCGGTATGCAGATATTGTCTATCGGAATATCCTTGCACGTGTGAATAGTTCCTTTGATGCGGATGATATTTTCCAAGACTTTTTTATTCAGGTGTGGGAGAAAAAAGATTCTTTTCAGGTTTCGTCTTCCGTGAAAGGATATCTCTTAATTTGGTTGAGGAATCATATATTGAATTCAATCAAACAAGAGCAGATTCGTGATAAATATCAGGATATATATGCTTCGGATGAAGAGGACGATTACACGTGGGTGAAGATCGTGGCCAAGGACTTGGATGAAAATATTCGGCGGATTGTGGAAGGATTTCCACCTCGTTTGCAATGCGTGTATATGCTCCGTCAAGAACAAAATTTATCGATAAAAGAAATTGCCGAGAAGTTGGCCGTATCCGAACAAACCGTTAAGAATCAGTTAGGTGATATTACACGTAGGCTCCGATGCGAGGTGAGTCGTAAAAATTTTTTATTTTTCATATAG
- a CDS encoding M64 family metallopeptidase, whose product MKRIIALLPCIMLLLQANQSWAQFDKHFHNKTLRMDYAHCGDSQHDEIYFEELLEEPYWGGSKTNLIDTMFYGNYYLNVYDVASNQLIYSRGYCTLFGEWQTTDEAQTTQRYCSETVVMPFPKNDVRIEISARNKKGKFVKKFEYTVDVDNYFIKKDRRMQYPTYDVHYTGNPSRRVDIVLLPEGYTADEMDKFKADCKLFAEGLFSLSPYKENQGLFNIRAVLAPSQESGVDIPGEYIWKNTILNSSFYTFDSERYIMTYDNKSLRDLSANAPYDFIYIIANTQKYGGGAIYNHYGISISGNLHAAKVYVHEFGHLFLGLGDEYVEVGSSYNDMYPTNVEPWEANLTTLTNFNKKWKDMLDKDTPVPTTYDPQNPKKLGAYEGGGYVSKGVYRPRYDCLMNTLSGDDFCPVCIRAIKKQIDFYTR is encoded by the coding sequence ATGAAACGAATCATAGCACTCTTGCCCTGCATCATGTTATTATTACAAGCAAATCAATCCTGGGCCCAATTCGACAAACACTTTCACAACAAAACATTACGTATGGATTACGCCCATTGCGGGGATAGCCAGCATGACGAAATTTATTTCGAGGAATTACTGGAAGAACCTTACTGGGGCGGTTCGAAGACCAACCTCATCGATACCATGTTCTATGGGAATTATTATCTCAACGTGTACGACGTGGCCTCTAACCAGCTCATTTATTCCCGGGGGTATTGCACTCTTTTCGGAGAATGGCAAACCACCGATGAAGCCCAAACGACTCAACGTTATTGCTCAGAAACAGTAGTCATGCCTTTCCCGAAAAATGACGTACGTATTGAAATATCCGCCCGGAACAAGAAAGGTAAATTCGTAAAGAAGTTTGAATATACAGTGGATGTTGATAACTATTTTATCAAGAAGGATCGTCGGATGCAATACCCGACTTATGACGTACATTATACCGGAAACCCGTCACGCCGGGTGGACATCGTCCTGCTCCCCGAAGGTTACACGGCAGATGAAATGGACAAATTTAAAGCCGATTGCAAACTTTTCGCAGAAGGCTTGTTCAGCCTTTCTCCCTACAAAGAAAATCAAGGTTTATTTAACATCCGAGCTGTTCTTGCTCCTTCACAAGAATCCGGTGTCGATATTCCCGGTGAATACATCTGGAAGAATACTATACTGAATTCTTCCTTTTACACTTTCGATTCCGAACGTTACATCATGACTTACGACAATAAAAGTTTACGGGATTTATCCGCTAACGCCCCCTACGACTTCATCTACATTATTGCCAACACGCAAAAATATGGTGGTGGAGCCATTTATAACCATTACGGCATCAGCATTTCCGGTAACCTCCATGCGGCCAAGGTTTATGTTCACGAGTTCGGACACCTATTCCTCGGCCTTGGAGACGAATACGTGGAAGTCGGTAGCAGTTACAACGATATGTACCCGACCAACGTGGAACCCTGGGAGGCCAATCTTACCACACTGACAAACTTTAATAAGAAATGGAAAGATATGCTTGATAAAGATACTCCCGTTCCCACTACCTACGATCCCCAAAATCCCAAGAAACTCGGAGCCTATGAAGGAGGTGGTTACGTATCCAAGGGTGTTTACCGTCCTCGTTATGATTGTTTGATGAACACCCTATCCGGTGATGACTTCTGCCCCGTTTGCATCCGGGCTATCAAGAAACAAATCGATTTCTATACCCGATAA
- a CDS encoding RNA polymerase sigma-70 factor has product MVQDELLIEQLNQKQVGAFKILFDRFYRYLVLYAMKWVERQEIAEDVVQDLFVQVWERDTIYSSYYGFKNFLYNSVKNASLDYLKHKEVEGKYVRYTLRTSETGEVPELEVMKDEVYRRLYQVLDELPKRCQEVFKYCLEGKKNSEIAEILQISELTVKTQKRNAIVYLRKRLGRVYMLYVLFKVGFM; this is encoded by the coding sequence ATGGTTCAAGATGAGTTATTAATAGAGCAGTTGAATCAAAAGCAGGTGGGAGCTTTTAAAATATTGTTTGACCGATTTTATCGTTATCTCGTGCTATATGCCATGAAATGGGTAGAGAGACAAGAGATTGCGGAGGATGTCGTGCAGGACTTATTCGTGCAGGTGTGGGAACGGGATACGATTTACAGTTCATACTATGGTTTTAAGAATTTCTTGTATAACTCGGTGAAGAATGCCTCGTTGGATTATTTGAAACACAAGGAAGTGGAAGGAAAGTACGTGCGTTACACGCTTCGGACGTCAGAGACAGGTGAAGTACCAGAATTGGAGGTTATGAAAGATGAGGTGTATCGCCGTTTATACCAGGTATTGGATGAATTGCCCAAGCGGTGTCAGGAAGTATTTAAATATTGTCTGGAAGGAAAAAAGAATAGCGAAATTGCGGAAATCCTTCAAATATCCGAGTTAACCGTGAAGACTCAAAAACGAAATGCTATTGTTTATTTACGGAAAAGATTAGGTCGTGTATATATGCTATATGTCTTGTTTAAAGTGGGTTTCATGTAA
- a CDS encoding FecR family protein produces MGINEIYDLLKKYREHRCTPEEEERIARWYEQFDDEVENLPEVPEGKLEQLWFFIKRKIYVPWTWRVVVFYRYAVAIIILAMLGSGVIYFRGSDEPERQELTQQDILPAQGVAVLQLSDGREVPLNSTTIIQEQEGVVIKNDSSHVLDYTLATAKSEPLYNTITVPAGGEFRVLLSDGSSVCLNSCSALTYPVPFTGDVREVKLTGEAYFDVTKSDKPFIVKMADIDVRVLGTSFNLSGYTTNQDVSVTLVSGEVTVHNHQLQQDFNITPGMRFEYNRENHQVKMTEVDPELYISWMKGKFRFEDMRLEDIMVTLNRWYDCTVSYSDDALRDLRFTGAAEKDRSASYLLELIEMITEVKFQVDGKHILITRK; encoded by the coding sequence ATGGGGATAAATGAAATATACGATCTTTTAAAGAAGTACCGGGAACATCGATGTACCCCGGAAGAGGAAGAGCGAATTGCCCGGTGGTACGAGCAATTTGATGATGAAGTTGAGAATTTACCGGAAGTTCCTGAAGGTAAACTAGAACAATTATGGTTTTTTATCAAACGCAAGATATATGTGCCTTGGACTTGGCGAGTGGTTGTGTTCTATCGTTATGCCGTGGCTATTATTATTTTAGCAATGCTGGGAAGTGGAGTGATTTATTTTCGTGGATCGGATGAACCGGAACGGCAGGAACTGACTCAGCAGGATATCCTGCCTGCGCAAGGTGTTGCTGTATTGCAATTGAGTGATGGTCGGGAAGTGCCTTTAAATAGTACGACCATTATTCAGGAGCAAGAAGGCGTGGTCATAAAAAATGATTCTTCCCATGTGCTGGACTATACGTTGGCTACTGCTAAATCGGAACCACTATATAATACGATTACGGTTCCGGCAGGGGGAGAGTTTCGAGTACTCTTATCTGACGGGTCAAGTGTGTGCTTGAATTCCTGTTCTGCTTTGACTTACCCTGTGCCTTTCACCGGGGACGTGCGAGAGGTGAAATTAACGGGCGAGGCTTATTTTGACGTGACGAAATCGGATAAACCTTTCATCGTGAAAATGGCAGATATTGACGTACGTGTGTTGGGAACTTCTTTTAATCTTTCCGGTTACACGACGAATCAAGATGTTTCGGTGACGTTGGTCAGTGGGGAAGTCACCGTGCATAATCACCAGTTACAGCAGGATTTCAATATTACTCCGGGGATGCGATTCGAGTATAATCGAGAGAATCATCAAGTAAAGATGACTGAGGTAGACCCGGAACTTTATATCTCTTGGATGAAGGGAAAGTTCCGGTTCGAAGATATGCGTTTGGAAGACATTATGGTTACGTTGAATCGTTGGTACGATTGTACGGTGTCTTATTCTGACGACGCTTTGCGGGATTTACGTTTCACCGGGGCGGCAGAAAAGGATCGTTCTGCTAGTTATTTACTGGAATTGATCGAGATGATTACGGAAGTGAAATTTCAAGTAGACGGGAAACATATATTAATTACCCGAAAATAA
- a CDS encoding RagB/SusD family nutrient uptake outer membrane protein, giving the protein MKKNILLVLVVFLCGACSDFLNMPPKNTKVVYTMEDVRGAMSTLLFATTSSSYCKGYVSSPVMFNGEYVQYPFTRRNNVSSILYTNDLDLENFLFDDFANPSRGGQNFIKEYGEIKNWEGYLFPSDLWKEVFVSIGYINMVLKDLENVPDYNKTDYERIAGEGRVMRAYYLLRLNQLFAPYDKDEYGIPFNFDADVVQGRKRWKQTDLYKTLIGEITDVLEYETVPEESWNIFFNKRIMYAILAQAYQFKAGSCAAEEDDWSKAEFYAKEARMGARVESTVEEQSELTTVPLTKSTTKPHRFALLRFSLYAYGGNDYAPWGRPEQMLVQCPSKELYDLYDEDDIRREVYFKEIDGKVYVTKWQCTNEHDVNDVHILFRFSDLLLIEAEALARQGKDGALDLLNEFKSSKIPGYAGYTGGDVIGEILKERRKEFVYEEQMNWLDMKRTGASVSRKAKDEATDEIKTYTLEGNDYRYTFPLPADYELMYNNVLQNPGWK; this is encoded by the coding sequence ATGAAAAAGAATATATTATTAGTGCTTGTTGTATTTTTATGCGGGGCATGTTCGGACTTTTTGAATATGCCTCCTAAAAATACGAAGGTTGTTTATACGATGGAAGATGTACGAGGAGCAATGTCTACCTTGTTGTTTGCAACTACTTCATCAAGTTATTGTAAAGGATACGTAAGTAGTCCGGTTATGTTTAACGGTGAGTACGTGCAATATCCTTTTACAAGACGTAACAATGTTTCTTCTATTTTGTACACGAATGATTTAGATTTGGAAAATTTCTTGTTTGATGATTTTGCGAATCCGTCTCGAGGGGGACAAAACTTTATTAAAGAGTATGGAGAGATAAAAAATTGGGAAGGATATTTATTCCCAAGTGATCTGTGGAAAGAAGTATTTGTATCGATTGGTTATATTAATATGGTATTGAAAGATTTGGAAAATGTACCAGATTATAATAAAACAGATTATGAACGGATTGCGGGAGAGGGGAGAGTGATGCGTGCTTATTATTTGTTGAGATTGAATCAGTTATTTGCTCCTTATGATAAAGATGAGTATGGAATTCCGTTTAATTTTGATGCAGATGTCGTACAAGGAAGAAAAAGATGGAAACAGACAGATTTGTATAAAACGTTGATAGGGGAGATTACGGATGTTTTAGAATATGAAACTGTTCCCGAGGAGTCTTGGAATATTTTTTTTAATAAGAGAATTATGTATGCGATTTTAGCTCAAGCTTATCAATTTAAAGCCGGGTCTTGTGCTGCAGAAGAGGATGATTGGAGTAAGGCTGAGTTTTATGCAAAAGAAGCAAGGATGGGTGCACGAGTGGAGAGTACTGTTGAAGAGCAGTCTGAATTGACAACAGTTCCATTGACAAAGTCTACGACGAAGCCTCATAGATTTGCTTTGTTGCGTTTTTCTTTGTATGCTTATGGCGGGAATGATTATGCTCCATGGGGAAGACCGGAACAAATGTTGGTTCAATGTCCTTCAAAGGAATTGTATGATCTTTATGATGAAGATGATATCCGTCGGGAAGTCTATTTTAAGGAGATAGATGGGAAGGTATATGTTACAAAATGGCAATGTACAAATGAACATGATGTTAATGATGTACATATTCTTTTCCGTTTTTCAGATTTGTTATTAATAGAGGCAGAGGCTTTAGCTCGTCAAGGTAAAGACGGTGCTTTGGATTTGTTGAATGAATTCAAAAGTAGTAAGATTCCTGGATATGCTGGTTACACGGGTGGTGATGTTATAGGCGAGATATTGAAAGAACGTCGCAAGGAATTTGTTTACGAGGAACAGATGAATTGGCTGGATATGAAACGAACTGGAGCTAGTGTTTCTCGTAAGGCAAAGGATGAGGCAACGGATGAAATTAAAACTTATACGCTAGAAGGTAACGACTATCGTTATACATTCCCGCTTCCTGCAGATTATGAATTGATGTATAATAATGTCCTCCAGAATCCTGGTTGGAAGTAA
- a CDS encoding FecR family protein yields the protein MMKHYDEYIIQLIQLYLVGDLSGEEKVKLEEWVTQDPSREKLFKEICNEKSVASDFGIYEKVNKDSAWEKVIVKGNIKQKNHPRRLGWYKFVAAVMIPLMVVAAGYFIRETKPGTEQKGTELASIEPGKSKAILRLADNRVIEITREQETRFDVAEGIAAINNSLGMVYPEQVATGKTEYNVLEVPRGGEYTVTLSDGTVVYLNSGSELRYPVAFGSERRDVFLSGEGYFEVAKDAKRPFFVNVDKLKIQVYGTSFNVNTYNIANVETVLVEGKIGIQGNNAEYTVKPGQLALYNREEGTMEIRDVDVRPYVAWKEHEFMFDDESLEEIMNTLSLWYDVDVFFQTASLKQLHFTGHLGRYEEVSHILDAISGVTQVKFSVKGRTIIVME from the coding sequence ATGATGAAACATTACGATGAATATATTATACAATTAATCCAACTTTATCTCGTGGGAGATTTATCCGGGGAAGAAAAAGTGAAGTTGGAGGAGTGGGTTACTCAAGATCCTTCGCGAGAGAAGCTTTTTAAAGAGATTTGTAATGAAAAGAGTGTCGCCTCCGATTTTGGTATTTACGAGAAGGTGAATAAAGATTCTGCATGGGAAAAGGTCATTGTGAAGGGAAACATCAAACAGAAGAATCATCCCCGTCGTTTAGGATGGTATAAATTCGTGGCTGCCGTGATGATTCCCTTGATGGTGGTGGCAGCGGGATATTTTATAAGAGAAACGAAACCGGGTACTGAACAAAAGGGTACGGAATTGGCTAGTATAGAGCCCGGGAAGAGTAAGGCTATTCTTCGGTTGGCTGATAATCGAGTGATTGAAATCACGAGAGAACAAGAAACTCGTTTTGATGTGGCAGAAGGTATTGCGGCTATCAATAACTCATTAGGAATGGTTTACCCGGAGCAGGTGGCAACGGGAAAGACGGAATATAACGTGTTGGAAGTTCCTCGTGGAGGAGAATACACGGTTACCTTGTCTGACGGGACGGTTGTTTACCTGAATTCGGGCAGTGAATTGCGTTACCCCGTGGCTTTCGGGTCAGAACGACGGGACGTGTTTCTTTCCGGGGAAGGATATTTTGAAGTGGCGAAAGATGCAAAACGGCCTTTTTTTGTGAACGTGGATAAATTAAAGATCCAGGTTTATGGTACTTCTTTTAACGTAAACACGTACAATATAGCAAATGTTGAGACTGTTTTGGTCGAGGGGAAGATTGGCATTCAGGGAAACAATGCGGAATACACGGTGAAACCGGGACAGTTGGCTCTTTATAACAGGGAGGAAGGCACTATGGAAATTCGGGACGTGGATGTGCGGCCTTACGTGGCGTGGAAGGAGCATGAGTTTATGTTTGATGATGAAAGCTTGGAGGAGATCATGAACACGTTGTCTTTATGGTATGACGTGGATGTATTCTTCCAGACAGCAAGTTTAAAACAACTGCATTTTACCGGACATTTGGGACGTTACGAGGAGGTTTCCCATATTCTTGATGCCATATCAGGAGTAACTCAAGTGAAATTTTCGGTGAAAGGAAGAACAATTATAGTGATGGAATAA
- a CDS encoding SusC/RagA family TonB-linked outer membrane protein → MRNLFFLLLISASSVWARDVYSQGAQEMFSVKSGTIESIFKQIKKQSDYEFFYNTAILDVKQNVMLTSTSGTLDEILAQVLGKKYEYQVKDNYVLISEKKVSTPDEVKKVTIKGVVKDKKGELLPGVSVLLKGTVIGVATDVKGEFTLVIPEQEKIMLMFTFIGMKTKTIEYKKQEKPIVVILEDNVTEMDEVVVTGYQEIKKTRMTGSVEVVTSKDIANKGYTSIEDVLKGQMAGVAVMNLSGRPGAQATIRIRGINSLTGDTDPIWIIDGMPLSGDVPEISMGGTEFQETVLTSGIGNIPPDDIESITVLKDAAATAIYGSRAANGVIVVTTKRGAVGRSYINIQASYGLSEAPGNRLKMMNTKEKIAFERGIYEDFPGLNIGGRVYQLLKDVDNGKISKVEADAEIDRLSKINTNWFDEIFRVAQTQNYSISLSGGDERTQYYGSLSYLSQEGVMPNNKYESMGASIKLTHDFNRFLRVHFDVRSTLRNDRSSASPVNPLDYATYANPYERPYDDNGNYVYDRSSYSTKSSIKDGYEYDFNILEDLNNNTAKSRYLSNQVSLKLEFKIIEGLMLSSMGTFSNSNNHSMQELVPGSFASKYNSWLGGIYSEGEVPDEMNNGMMKESTSRSQQWTIRNQLEFARGFSDGDHYINAYLGQEVSSTKGYGFSSMIPEWSDVYGVASYPDLTGMTIKSAFKSSLSSLGGHSESQDRSVSLFVTGSYSYKDRYVVQGSARLDGVDIIGTKNRFSPLWNVSGKWNLHNEPFMTRFGFISQLAIRASYGFVGSIDRNALPFSVLRKVGNLTYDGEKIMDRYDPSNPSIKWQRQENRNIGFDASLFNNRVNLVVNYYNNDTRNLLDEKKIAASTGRLAVTANVASVNNKGWEISLRTLNIRTDDFSWVTSVNFTKNKDKVTETYYQDLSEISASTNSTFESLYSLYIQGQPVRAFYGYKFAGVDPYTGNTLAYVDGFDDDGNRLGMLNAEGKYVYNMDNDLTVQLANASRSYLGRSDPPITGGFTTQFNYKRFSLFAQFTYMTGHLARSFQYYSGGTAYAAAKNVLKIEANRWRKPGDLTDIPRYDTGRTEYLYQLFDFRFEKGDYLKCNNISLGYNLEQSICDKLHITRARLNFNMANVFTLTKFRGIDPETKGAFTYPSARSYTFSLSIGI, encoded by the coding sequence ATGCGAAATCTATTTTTTCTATTATTGATTTCAGCCTCCAGCGTTTGGGCGAGAGATGTTTATTCTCAGGGTGCGCAGGAGATGTTTAGCGTGAAGAGTGGGACTATTGAGTCGATCTTCAAACAAATTAAGAAACAGAGTGACTATGAGTTTTTTTACAACACGGCAATCTTGGATGTGAAACAGAACGTGATGTTGACTTCTACCAGCGGGACTTTAGATGAGATTCTGGCACAGGTGTTGGGCAAAAAGTACGAGTATCAAGTTAAAGATAACTATGTTCTTATTTCAGAAAAAAAGGTAAGCACACCGGATGAGGTGAAGAAAGTTACGATAAAGGGTGTGGTGAAGGATAAAAAGGGAGAATTGTTGCCGGGCGTTTCCGTTTTATTGAAAGGGACTGTGATAGGTGTTGCTACTGATGTGAAAGGTGAGTTTACATTAGTCATCCCGGAACAGGAGAAGATCATGCTGATGTTTACTTTTATTGGAATGAAAACAAAAACAATAGAGTATAAAAAGCAAGAGAAACCAATCGTTGTAATACTTGAAGATAATGTTACCGAGATGGATGAAGTTGTGGTAACTGGTTACCAGGAAATTAAGAAAACAAGAATGACAGGTTCTGTTGAGGTCGTGACTTCTAAAGATATAGCCAATAAGGGGTATACAAGTATAGAAGATGTGTTAAAAGGTCAGATGGCGGGAGTTGCTGTTATGAATTTGTCTGGGCGACCAGGAGCTCAAGCTACAATCCGGATTCGAGGTATAAATTCGTTGACAGGAGATACAGATCCTATCTGGATCATCGATGGAATGCCTCTTTCGGGAGATGTTCCGGAAATTAGTATGGGTGGTACTGAATTTCAAGAGACAGTATTGACTAGTGGGATTGGTAATATTCCTCCAGATGATATTGAAAGTATTACCGTACTAAAAGATGCTGCGGCAACTGCAATTTATGGTTCCCGTGCTGCTAATGGAGTTATTGTTGTTACCACGAAGAGAGGAGCTGTTGGGCGTTCATATATAAACATTCAAGCTTCCTATGGCTTGAGTGAAGCTCCTGGTAATCGTTTGAAAATGATGAATACTAAGGAAAAAATCGCCTTTGAGCGTGGTATTTATGAGGATTTCCCTGGACTGAATATCGGAGGACGGGTTTACCAGTTATTGAAGGATGTTGATAATGGTAAAATATCCAAAGTAGAGGCTGACGCTGAAATTGATCGGTTAAGTAAGATCAACACGAATTGGTTTGATGAAATTTTCCGAGTGGCTCAAACACAAAATTATAGTATTTCTCTTTCCGGAGGAGATGAAAGAACACAATATTATGGTAGTCTTTCTTACCTTTCTCAAGAAGGAGTTATGCCAAATAATAAGTATGAAAGTATGGGAGCTTCTATAAAGTTGACCCATGATTTCAATAGATTTTTACGAGTTCATTTTGATGTACGTAGCACGTTGAGAAACGACCGTAGTTCTGCTTCTCCGGTCAATCCTTTGGATTATGCTACTTACGCTAATCCTTATGAACGTCCGTATGATGATAATGGGAATTATGTTTATGATCGTAGTTCTTATTCAACCAAGAGTTCGATAAAAGACGGTTATGAATATGATTTTAATATTTTAGAAGATTTGAATAATAATACAGCGAAATCGAGATACTTAAGTAATCAAGTGAGCTTGAAATTAGAATTCAAGATTATTGAGGGGTTGATGCTTTCTTCTATGGGAACTTTTTCGAATTCAAACAATCATTCAATGCAGGAATTGGTTCCAGGATCTTTCGCTTCTAAATATAATTCTTGGTTGGGAGGAATCTATTCAGAGGGAGAAGTCCCGGATGAAATGAACAATGGAATGATGAAAGAATCTACTTCGCGTTCTCAACAATGGACAATTCGTAATCAATTAGAGTTTGCCCGTGGATTTTCTGATGGAGATCATTATATCAATGCTTATTTGGGACAGGAAGTTTCTTCAACAAAAGGATATGGTTTTTCAAGTATGATTCCTGAATGGAGTGATGTTTATGGTGTTGCGAGTTATCCTGATTTAACGGGAATGACGATAAAATCGGCTTTTAAAAGCTCGTTGTCAAGTTTGGGAGGACATTCTGAATCTCAAGATAGAAGTGTTTCCCTTTTTGTAACAGGCTCTTATAGTTATAAAGATCGTTACGTGGTGCAAGGAAGTGCTCGTTTGGATGGTGTTGATATTATCGGAACAAAGAATCGTTTCTCTCCTCTTTGGAATGTGAGTGGAAAATGGAATCTGCATAATGAGCCTTTTATGACTCGATTCGGTTTTATAAGCCAATTGGCAATAAGAGCTTCTTATGGTTTTGTTGGAAGTATTGACCGTAATGCCCTTCCTTTCTCTGTTCTGAGGAAAGTCGGTAATTTAACATATGATGGTGAGAAAATCATGGATCGTTATGATCCTTCGAATCCTTCGATCAAGTGGCAACGTCAAGAGAATCGGAATATTGGTTTTGATGCCTCGTTATTTAACAATCGGGTTAATTTGGTTGTCAATTACTATAATAATGATACTCGTAATTTGTTGGATGAAAAGAAAATTGCGGCATCAACAGGTCGTCTTGCTGTTACAGCGAATGTCGCATCTGTTAATAATAAAGGTTGGGAGATCAGTTTACGGACATTGAATATTCGCACGGATGATTTTAGTTGGGTGACTTCAGTCAATTTTACTAAAAATAAGGATAAGGTTACGGAAACGTACTATCAAGACTTAAGTGAAATTTCAGCAAGTACCAATTCTACATTTGAATCTTTATATAGTCTGTATATTCAAGGACAACCGGTAAGAGCTTTTTATGGGTATAAATTTGCAGGTGTTGATCCGTATACTGGAAATACATTGGCTTATGTAGATGGGTTTGATGATGACGGGAATCGATTAGGGATGTTGAATGCTGAAGGAAAATATGTTTATAATATGGATAATGATTTGACTGTCCAGCTGGCTAATGCTTCCCGGAGCTATTTAGGACGGAGTGATCCACCTATCACTGGAGGTTTTACGACACAATTTAATTATAAACGGTTTAGTCTTTTTGCTCAGTTTACTTACATGACAGGTCATTTGGCTCGTTCTTTCCAATATTATTCCGGGGGAACAGCTTACGCGGCTGCTAAAAATGTACTGAAGATTGAGGCAAATCGTTGGAGAAAACCCGGAGATCTAACGGATATTCCTAGGTATGATACGGGACGGACTGAATATTTGTATCAATTATTTGATTTCCGTTTTGAAAAAGGAGATTATTTGAAATGTAATAATATTTCATTAGGATACAATTTAGAGCAAAGTATTTGTGATAAATTACATATCACTCGGGCTCGCTTGAATTTCAATATGGCAAATGTTTTCACGTTGACGAAGTTCAGAGGAATAGATCCTGAAACGAAAGGAGCCTTCACTTATCCGAGTGCTCGTTCATATACATTTTCTTTATCAATAGGTATTTAA